A stretch of Saccharothrix texasensis DNA encodes these proteins:
- a CDS encoding sodium:solute symporter family protein — translation MPVLAQVDLRLDAGPLDYTLLAVYFVFVLGIGFLARRAVSSSLDFLLSGRSLPAWVTGLAFISANLGAIELLGMAANGAQYGMATVHYYWIGAIPAMVFLGLVMMPFYYGSKVRSVPEFLRRRFGKGAHLVNAISFAVAQVLIAGVNLYALAFLLNLMLGWPIPLSVVIAAAIVLTYTALGGLSAAIYNEVLQFFVIVAALLPLTIVGLHKVGGWDGLVEKVTGGPGGAEQLSAWPATELTGIENPVLSVIGIVFGLGFVLSFGYWTTNFAEVQRALSAKSMSAARRTPIIGAYPKMLIPFVIIIPGIIAALVVPEMVALKAGEDSGGVVYNNALPALIGELLPNGMLGIAITGLLASFMAGVAANVSSFNTVFTYDLWQDYVKKDRPDEYYLRVGRLATIGGTVVAIGTAFLAAGYGNIMDYIQALFSFFNAPLFATFILAMFWKRMSAAAGWAGLVAGTLGAVAVFVLAETGAIDLPGQGASFVGAGVAFAVDIVVSVVVTMFTRPVPQERLVGLVYSLTPKADRVHSTTGDDAGWYRSPLLLGIGVLLLTAVLNIIFG, via the coding sequence GTGCCCGTACTGGCCCAGGTGGACCTCAGGCTGGATGCCGGTCCGTTGGACTACACCTTGCTGGCGGTCTACTTCGTGTTCGTCCTCGGGATCGGCTTCCTGGCCCGCAGAGCGGTCTCGTCCAGCCTGGACTTCCTGCTCTCCGGCCGTTCGCTGCCCGCGTGGGTGACCGGTCTGGCGTTCATCTCCGCCAACCTCGGCGCGATCGAGCTGCTCGGCATGGCGGCCAACGGCGCCCAGTACGGCATGGCGACCGTGCACTACTACTGGATCGGCGCGATCCCGGCCATGGTGTTCCTCGGCCTGGTGATGATGCCGTTCTACTACGGCTCGAAGGTGCGCAGCGTCCCCGAGTTCCTGCGTCGCCGCTTCGGCAAGGGCGCGCACCTGGTCAACGCGATCAGCTTCGCCGTCGCCCAGGTGCTGATCGCGGGCGTGAACCTGTACGCGCTGGCGTTCCTGCTGAACCTGATGCTCGGCTGGCCGATCCCGCTGTCGGTGGTCATCGCGGCGGCGATCGTGCTGACGTACACGGCGCTGGGCGGCCTGTCCGCGGCCATCTACAACGAGGTGCTCCAGTTCTTCGTGATCGTGGCCGCGCTGCTGCCGCTGACGATCGTCGGCCTGCACAAGGTCGGCGGCTGGGACGGGCTGGTCGAGAAGGTCACCGGCGGTCCCGGTGGGGCGGAGCAGCTGTCGGCGTGGCCCGCGACGGAGCTGACCGGCATCGAGAACCCGGTGCTCAGCGTGATCGGCATCGTGTTCGGCCTCGGCTTCGTGCTGTCGTTCGGGTACTGGACGACGAACTTCGCCGAGGTGCAGCGCGCGCTGTCGGCCAAGAGCATGTCGGCCGCGCGGCGCACGCCGATCATCGGCGCGTACCCGAAGATGCTGATCCCGTTCGTGATCATCATCCCGGGCATCATCGCCGCGCTGGTGGTGCCGGAGATGGTCGCGCTCAAGGCCGGCGAGGACAGCGGCGGCGTCGTCTACAACAACGCGCTGCCCGCGCTGATCGGCGAACTGCTGCCCAACGGCATGCTGGGCATCGCGATCACGGGTCTGCTGGCGTCGTTCATGGCCGGTGTCGCGGCGAACGTGTCGTCGTTCAACACGGTGTTCACGTACGACCTGTGGCAGGACTACGTGAAGAAGGACCGCCCGGACGAGTACTACCTGCGGGTCGGGCGGCTGGCCACGATCGGCGGCACGGTGGTCGCCATCGGGACGGCGTTCCTCGCCGCCGGCTACGGCAACATCATGGACTACATCCAGGCGCTGTTCTCGTTCTTCAACGCGCCGCTGTTCGCCACGTTCATCCTGGCCATGTTCTGGAAGCGGATGTCGGCGGCGGCGGGCTGGGCCGGCCTGGTCGCGGGCACGCTCGGCGCGGTGGCGGTGTTCGTGCTCGCCGAGACCGGGGCGATCGACCTGCCGGGTCAGGGCGCGAGCTTCGTCGGCGCGGGCGTGGCGTTCGCGGTGGACATCGTGGTCAGCGTGGTGGTGACGATGTTCACCCGGCCGGTGCCGCAGGAACGGCTGGTCGGACTGGTCTACAGCCTCACGCCCAAGGCGGACCGCGTGCACTCCACCACGGGTGACGACGCCGGGTGGTACCGCTCGCCGCTGCTGCTCGGCATCGGCGTGCTGCTGCTGACCGCCGTGCTCAACATCATCTTCGGCTGA
- a CDS encoding DUF3558 family protein, whose product MPRLVAVLSSILLLAGCAGADLAKQTFPRTTIPANAENVSDPSGTSQKSPPPADGEPVDPAFAADKLRLVDPCELLDEDVLKRFGTPGDRSRSGFSRCSNFMKDKGGKDLAVTVEVGQTMTTELKNADKQLAGLRSYEQVLENSACFVSVITQDEPGLGLTVQIGYEDGDACAPGREMAEAVVRQIKERSATRTPAKGSLITLDPCVLPDKAAVDAAAGDDYRLYPYGLHNCAWVGDDRELTLAFREAYIPDDRKFDDKQTDVDLGGGVTGYQVSSSTAFPSCEVKWVQRVGSDNEGELVQVKSAGPKAAEFDRCATAVTFAKAIIGKIPKG is encoded by the coding sequence GTGCCCCGTCTCGTCGCCGTGTTGAGCTCGATCCTGCTGCTGGCCGGCTGTGCCGGGGCGGATCTGGCCAAGCAGACCTTCCCTCGCACCACGATCCCGGCCAACGCCGAGAACGTGTCCGACCCGAGCGGGACGAGCCAGAAGTCGCCGCCGCCCGCGGACGGCGAGCCGGTCGACCCGGCGTTCGCCGCGGACAAGCTGCGGCTGGTCGACCCGTGCGAGCTGCTGGACGAGGACGTGCTGAAGCGGTTCGGCACGCCCGGCGACCGGTCGCGCAGCGGGTTCAGCCGGTGCTCGAACTTCATGAAGGACAAGGGTGGCAAGGACCTGGCCGTCACGGTCGAGGTCGGCCAGACCATGACCACCGAGCTGAAGAACGCGGACAAGCAGCTCGCCGGCCTGCGCAGCTACGAGCAGGTGCTGGAGAACAGCGCGTGCTTCGTCTCGGTGATCACGCAGGACGAGCCGGGCCTCGGCCTCACCGTGCAGATCGGGTACGAGGACGGCGACGCGTGCGCGCCGGGGCGCGAGATGGCCGAGGCGGTGGTCCGGCAGATCAAGGAGCGCTCGGCGACCCGGACACCCGCCAAGGGCTCGCTGATCACGCTCGACCCGTGCGTCCTGCCGGACAAGGCGGCGGTCGACGCGGCAGCGGGCGACGATTACCGTCTGTACCCGTACGGGCTGCACAACTGCGCGTGGGTCGGCGACGATCGCGAGCTGACGCTGGCGTTCCGCGAGGCGTACATCCCCGACGACCGCAAGTTCGACGACAAGCAGACCGACGTCGACCTGGGCGGCGGCGTGACCGGCTACCAGGTGTCCAGCAGCACGGCGTTCCCGTCGTGCGAGGTCAAGTGGGTGCAGCGGGTCGGCTCGGACAACGAGGGCGAGTTGGTCCAGGTCAAGTCGGCCGGACCCAAGGCGGCCGAGTTCGACCGCTGCGCGACGGCCGTGACGTTCGCCAAGGCGATCATCGGCAAGATCCCGAAGGGCTGA
- a CDS encoding aldehyde dehydrogenase family protein, which translates to MTQTVPTTPARVDDGQRRFASLDPRTGEVVDHHVVASEDDVREAVRVAREASVFWAELGYDGRRARLDAWRKLLLKRLDEFQVLISAETGKSADDARTELALVIDHLHWAAKHAPKVLGKRKVAPGMLMYNHAATLEYRPLGVVGVIGPWNYPAFTPMGSIAYAMAAGNAVVFKPSEFTPGVGVFLASTFAEVVPEFPVLQVVTGFGETGAALCASGVDKLAFTGSTATGKKVMAACATSLTPVLVECGGKDPLIVAEDADVRAAAEGAVWGGIFNSGQTCAGVERVYVADAVYDEFIGLVVEKAKKLRPGGEADAHFGPITMPKQVDVIQSHVADALARGGRAVVGGLESIRPPYVEPVVLVDVPDDSTAVTEETFGPTLVVTRVADADEAVRRANSLAYGLGASVYSRNRGEELADKLRCGMVSVNSVLAFASVPGLPFGGVGDSGFGRIHGEDGLREFAYAHAVTRKRFGALLNPMTYDRGSRTIRHVVRLVRVLYGR; encoded by the coding sequence ATGACGCAGACCGTTCCCACGACTCCGGCGCGGGTCGACGACGGGCAGCGGCGGTTCGCCTCGCTCGACCCCCGCACCGGAGAGGTCGTCGACCACCACGTGGTGGCCTCGGAGGACGACGTCCGCGAGGCCGTGCGGGTGGCCCGGGAAGCCTCGGTGTTCTGGGCCGAGCTGGGGTACGACGGCAGGCGGGCGCGGTTGGACGCGTGGCGCAAGCTGCTGCTCAAGCGGTTGGACGAGTTCCAGGTGCTGATCAGCGCGGAGACCGGGAAGTCCGCCGACGACGCGCGGACCGAGCTGGCGCTGGTGATCGACCACCTGCACTGGGCCGCGAAGCACGCGCCCAAGGTGCTGGGCAAGCGCAAGGTCGCGCCCGGCATGTTGATGTACAACCACGCGGCGACGTTGGAGTACCGGCCGCTCGGCGTGGTCGGCGTGATCGGGCCGTGGAACTACCCGGCGTTCACGCCGATGGGATCCATCGCGTACGCGATGGCGGCGGGCAACGCGGTGGTGTTCAAGCCGTCCGAGTTCACGCCGGGCGTCGGGGTGTTCCTCGCGTCGACGTTCGCCGAGGTCGTGCCCGAGTTCCCGGTGCTCCAGGTGGTGACGGGGTTCGGCGAGACCGGCGCGGCGTTGTGCGCGTCCGGCGTGGACAAGCTGGCGTTCACCGGGTCGACGGCGACGGGCAAGAAGGTGATGGCGGCGTGCGCGACGTCGTTGACGCCGGTGCTGGTGGAGTGCGGTGGCAAGGACCCGCTGATCGTGGCCGAGGACGCGGACGTCCGGGCGGCGGCCGAAGGCGCGGTGTGGGGCGGGATATTCAACTCCGGGCAGACGTGCGCCGGGGTCGAGCGCGTCTACGTGGCCGACGCGGTGTACGACGAGTTCATCGGGCTGGTCGTGGAGAAGGCGAAGAAGCTGCGGCCCGGTGGCGAAGCCGACGCGCACTTCGGGCCGATCACCATGCCCAAGCAGGTCGACGTCATCCAGTCGCACGTGGCCGACGCGCTGGCGCGCGGCGGGCGGGCGGTGGTCGGGGGGCTGGAGTCGATCCGGCCGCCGTACGTCGAACCGGTGGTGTTGGTGGACGTGCCCGACGACTCGACGGCGGTGACCGAGGAGACGTTCGGCCCCACGCTGGTGGTGACCCGGGTGGCCGACGCCGACGAGGCGGTCCGGCGGGCGAACTCGCTGGCGTACGGGCTGGGCGCGTCGGTGTACTCGCGGAACCGGGGCGAGGAGCTGGCGGACAAGCTGCGGTGCGGCATGGTGTCGGTCAACTCGGTGTTGGCGTTCGCGTCGGTGCCCGGGCTGCCGTTCGGCGGGGTCGGCGACTCGGGGTTCGGGCGGATCCACGGTGAGGACGGGCTGCGGGAGTTCGCCTACGCCCACGCGGTGACCCGGAAGCGGTTCGGTGCCCTGCTGAACCCGATGACGTACGACCGCGGGTCCCGGACGATCCGGCACGTGGTGCGGCTGGTGCGCGTGCTCTACGGCCGCTGA
- a CDS encoding ABC transporter substrate-binding protein: MSNTRIAAVLAVALALAACGQTETPTDKPAVAQGGSEFGQAGEKSAGFGTDAQPGQFPRTVKHAMGETVIEKRPERVVVLDGGELDNVVALGIKPVGVAYPDGAPTMPGYIGDQAGTPENVGGITSLNLETIAKLQPDLIIGSQLRAEQQYPKLSAIAPTVFAARPGYTWKENFRLNAAALDRSAEAEKLIGDYETHAKEVGERIEAKAGKRPTVTMLRFMPGKIRLYAKKSFIGTILIDAGIPQPQASQADDLAVEVSTEQIAQADGDWILIGTYGDQSKTAQGQVLGGPLWQTLNAVKTNHAKPVADETWFLGLGVLAAEEVLTDLEQTLTN; encoded by the coding sequence GTGTCGAACACCAGGATCGCGGCCGTGCTCGCCGTCGCCCTCGCCCTCGCGGCGTGCGGCCAGACCGAGACGCCCACCGACAAGCCCGCCGTGGCCCAGGGCGGCTCGGAGTTCGGCCAGGCGGGCGAGAAGAGCGCCGGTTTCGGCACCGACGCCCAACCCGGCCAGTTCCCCCGCACCGTCAAGCACGCCATGGGCGAGACCGTGATCGAGAAGCGCCCGGAACGCGTCGTCGTCCTCGACGGCGGCGAGCTGGACAACGTCGTCGCACTGGGCATCAAGCCGGTCGGCGTCGCCTACCCGGACGGCGCGCCCACCATGCCCGGCTACATCGGCGACCAGGCCGGCACCCCGGAGAACGTGGGCGGCATCACCAGCCTCAACCTGGAGACGATCGCGAAGCTCCAGCCCGATCTCATCATCGGCTCCCAGCTGCGCGCCGAACAGCAGTACCCGAAGCTGTCGGCCATCGCCCCGACCGTCTTCGCCGCCCGCCCCGGCTACACGTGGAAGGAGAACTTCCGCCTGAACGCCGCCGCCCTCGACCGCTCCGCCGAGGCCGAGAAGCTCATCGGCGACTACGAGACCCACGCCAAGGAGGTCGGCGAGCGCATCGAGGCCAAGGCGGGCAAGCGCCCGACCGTCACCATGCTCCGCTTCATGCCGGGCAAGATCAGGCTCTACGCCAAGAAGAGCTTCATCGGCACCATCCTGATCGACGCGGGCATCCCCCAACCGCAAGCCAGCCAGGCCGACGACCTGGCCGTCGAGGTGAGCACGGAGCAGATCGCCCAAGCCGACGGCGACTGGATCCTGATCGGCACCTACGGCGACCAGTCGAAGACCGCCCAGGGCCAGGTCCTCGGCGGCCCGCTGTGGCAAACCCTGAACGCCGTCAAGACCAACCACGCCAAGCCGGTCGCCGACGAAACGTGGTTCCTGGGCCTGGGCGTCCTCGCCGCCGAAGAAGTCCTCACCGACCTGGAACAAACCCTCACCAACTAA
- the dhaK gene encoding dihydroxyacetone kinase subunit DhaK has translation MKKIINDPATVVVDALRGMALAHADLLEVRYDPAVVLRADAPVSRKVAVISGGGSGHEPLHGGFVGRGMLDAACPGPVFTSPTPDQVAAAVARTDGGAGALLIVKNYTGDVLNFETAGELAAADGVDVRTVVIDDDVAVKDSLYTAGRRGVGGTVLLEKIVGAAAERGVDLDGCEALARRVVGQVRSMGLALTACTVPHAGEPSFTLADDEMELGIGIHGEPGRRRVAVGTADEMVRALLEPVLEDLPFGEGDRVLLFTNSMGGTPLIELYLAHGIAERLLAERGIVVERRLVGPYITSLEMQGMSVTLLKLDDELVELWDAPVHTPALRWGV, from the coding sequence GTGAAGAAGATCATCAACGATCCGGCGACCGTGGTGGTCGACGCGTTGCGCGGGATGGCCCTCGCGCACGCCGACCTGCTGGAGGTCCGGTACGACCCGGCGGTGGTGCTGCGGGCGGACGCGCCGGTGTCGCGGAAGGTGGCCGTCATCTCCGGCGGTGGGTCCGGGCACGAGCCGTTGCACGGCGGGTTCGTCGGGCGGGGGATGCTCGACGCGGCTTGTCCCGGTCCGGTGTTCACGTCGCCGACCCCCGATCAGGTGGCGGCGGCGGTCGCGCGCACGGACGGTGGGGCGGGCGCGTTGTTGATCGTGAAGAACTACACGGGTGACGTGCTGAACTTCGAGACCGCCGGCGAGTTGGCGGCGGCCGACGGCGTGGACGTGCGGACCGTGGTCATCGATGACGACGTCGCGGTGAAGGACTCGCTGTACACGGCCGGTCGGCGTGGTGTGGGCGGGACCGTCCTGCTGGAGAAGATCGTCGGCGCGGCGGCTGAACGCGGGGTCGACCTGGACGGTTGCGAGGCGTTGGCGCGGCGGGTCGTCGGGCAGGTCAGGTCGATGGGCTTGGCGTTGACGGCCTGCACGGTGCCGCACGCGGGGGAGCCGTCGTTCACGCTGGCCGACGACGAGATGGAGCTGGGGATCGGCATCCACGGTGAGCCGGGCCGCCGGCGGGTGGCGGTGGGCACGGCGGACGAGATGGTGCGGGCCCTGCTCGAGCCGGTGCTGGAGGACCTGCCGTTCGGCGAGGGCGACCGGGTGCTGCTGTTCACCAACTCGATGGGCGGGACGCCGTTGATCGAGCTGTACTTGGCGCACGGGATCGCGGAGCGGTTGTTGGCGGAGCGGGGGATCGTCGTGGAGCGCCGGTTGGTCGGGCCGTACATCACCAGTCTGGAGATGCAGGGGATGAGCGTGACGTTGTTGAAGCTGGACGACGAGCTGGTCGAGCTGTGGGACGCGCCC